The following are encoded together in the Serratia odorifera genome:
- the emrB gene encoding multidrug efflux MFS transporter permease subunit EmrB, which yields MAQKPLEGAQLTWMTIALAMATFMQVLDSTIANVAIPTIAGNLGSSNSQGTWVITSFGVANAISIPITGWLAKRFGEVRLFLWSTALFALASWLCGISNSLGMLIFFRVVQGLVAGPLIPLSQSLLLNNYPPAKRAMALALWSMTVIVAPIFGPILGGYISDNYHWGWIFFINIPIGLFVILAAMATLKGRETKTEIKPIDTVGLILLVVGIGSLQVMLDQGKELDWFNSTEIITLTVVAVVALLFLVVWELTDDHPVVDLSLFKSRNFTIGVLCISLAYMLYFGAIVLLPQLLQEVYGYTATWAGLASAPIGLIPVLLSPIIGKFGNRLDMRRLVTFSFIMYAVCFYWRAYTFEPGMDFGASAWPQFVQGFAIACFFMPLTTITLSGLPPERMAAASSLSNFVRTLAGSIGTSITTTLWTQRESQHHSQLAEFVNPYNPQSQEMYHKLEQLGMSQQQSSAYIANEITAQGLIISANEIFWLAAGVFLILLALVWFAKPPFSSGGGGGGAH from the coding sequence TTGGCACAAAAACCGCTTGAGGGAGCCCAGCTAACCTGGATGACGATCGCGCTTGCCATGGCGACCTTTATGCAGGTACTGGATTCCACCATTGCCAACGTTGCGATACCGACCATCGCCGGTAACCTGGGATCATCCAACTCCCAGGGGACCTGGGTGATCACCTCGTTTGGGGTGGCCAATGCCATCTCCATTCCGATCACCGGCTGGCTGGCGAAGCGTTTCGGCGAAGTACGCCTGTTCCTGTGGTCCACGGCGCTGTTCGCCCTCGCCTCGTGGCTGTGCGGCATCTCCAACAGTCTGGGCATGCTGATCTTCTTCCGCGTGGTGCAGGGTCTGGTGGCCGGGCCGTTAATTCCGCTGTCGCAGAGCCTGTTGCTGAACAACTATCCGCCGGCCAAAAGGGCCATGGCCCTGGCGCTATGGTCGATGACGGTGATCGTCGCGCCGATTTTCGGGCCAATCCTCGGCGGTTATATCAGTGACAACTATCACTGGGGCTGGATCTTCTTCATCAACATCCCGATTGGGCTGTTCGTGATTTTGGCCGCCATGGCGACGCTGAAGGGGCGGGAAACCAAAACCGAAATCAAGCCTATCGATACCGTCGGCCTGATTCTGCTGGTAGTCGGCATCGGTTCACTGCAGGTAATGCTCGATCAGGGCAAGGAACTGGACTGGTTCAATTCGACCGAGATCATCACCCTGACGGTGGTAGCGGTAGTGGCGCTGCTGTTCCTGGTGGTGTGGGAGCTGACGGATGACCATCCGGTGGTGGATCTGTCGTTGTTCAAGTCGCGTAACTTTACCATCGGCGTGCTCTGTATCAGCCTGGCGTATATGCTGTACTTCGGCGCCATCGTGCTGTTGCCGCAGCTGTTGCAGGAGGTGTATGGCTACACCGCCACCTGGGCCGGACTGGCGTCGGCGCCTATCGGGCTGATTCCGGTGCTGCTGTCGCCGATCATCGGCAAGTTCGGCAACCGGCTGGATATGCGCCGCTTAGTGACGTTCAGCTTCATTATGTATGCCGTGTGCTTCTATTGGCGCGCCTACACCTTTGAACCAGGTATGGACTTTGGCGCCTCGGCCTGGCCACAGTTTGTCCAGGGCTTCGCCATCGCCTGCTTCTTCATGCCGCTGACCACCATCACGCTGTCAGGGCTGCCGCCGGAACGTATGGCGGCGGCGTCGAGTCTGTCGAACTTTGTGCGTACGCTGGCCGGCTCGATTGGTACCTCGATTACCACCACGCTGTGGACACAGCGTGAATCGCAACACCACTCGCAGTTGGCGGAATTTGTAAACCCTTACAATCCGCAGTCGCAGGAGATGTACCACAAACTGGAGCAGCTCGGCATGAGCCAGCAGCAGTCGTCGGCCTACATCGCCAACGAAATCACCGCGCAAGGGCTGATTATCTCGGCTAACGAGATCTTCTGGCTCGCCGCAGGGGTCTTCCTGATCCTGCTGGCGCTGGTGTGGTTCGCCAAACCGCCATTCAGTTCCGGCGGCGGCGGCGGTGGCGCGCACTGA
- a CDS encoding tRNA/rRNA methyltransferase, with the protein MNDSFSGKNGKVKVMYVRSDDDSGDDRNKNKRPAGKGRPADNARGARSGQDKPRGGNDRRTSDSRRSDGDRPRRPARSEERGGYDSPWKTVSRAPDDEAAFDHGGISGKSFIDPEQLRRQRAEETRVYGENACQALFASRPDAIVRAWFVQSVTPRFREALRWMAANRKAYHVVDEEELAKASGTEHHGGVCFLIKKRQGLDAQTYLQSAPAKDCVLALEEVGNPHNLGAIVRSCAHFGVNGVLLQDPALLESGAAVRTAEGGAEHIKAINADDFLSVLDTFRKAGYTIVTTSSHKGTTLAQAKLPAKMVLVLGQERDGLSDSAWQQGDMSISIGGTGKVESLNVSVATGILLADWWRQNQA; encoded by the coding sequence ATGAACGACTCATTTAGTGGCAAGAACGGCAAAGTTAAAGTGATGTACGTCCGCAGTGACGACGACAGCGGCGACGACCGTAACAAAAACAAACGTCCGGCAGGCAAGGGCCGTCCGGCAGACAATGCACGCGGCGCCCGTAGTGGCCAGGATAAACCGCGTGGCGGCAACGATCGTCGCACCAGCGATTCGCGCCGCAGTGATGGCGATCGTCCTCGTCGCCCGGCGCGCAGCGAAGAGCGTGGTGGTTATGATTCACCGTGGAAAACCGTGTCCCGCGCCCCGGACGACGAAGCGGCGTTCGATCACGGTGGCATCAGTGGAAAAAGTTTTATCGACCCGGAGCAGCTGCGTCGCCAGCGTGCGGAAGAAACGCGCGTCTACGGTGAAAACGCCTGTCAGGCGCTGTTCGCCAGCCGCCCGGACGCCATTGTGCGTGCCTGGTTCGTGCAGTCGGTCACGCCGCGTTTTCGTGAAGCGTTGCGCTGGATGGCGGCCAACCGCAAGGCCTACCACGTGGTGGATGAAGAAGAGCTGGCGAAGGCGTCCGGCACCGAACACCACGGCGGGGTATGCTTCCTGATCAAAAAGCGTCAGGGGCTGGATGCGCAGACCTATCTGCAAAGCGCGCCGGCGAAAGACTGCGTGCTGGCGCTGGAAGAAGTCGGCAACCCGCACAACCTGGGCGCTATCGTGCGTTCATGCGCGCATTTCGGCGTGAACGGCGTATTGTTGCAGGATCCGGCGCTGCTGGAGTCTGGCGCAGCGGTGCGTACCGCCGAGGGTGGCGCGGAGCATATCAAGGCAATCAATGCAGATGACTTCCTGTCGGTGCTGGATACCTTCCGCAAGGCAGGCTACACCATCGTCACTACCTCCAGCCATAAAGGGACTACGCTGGCACAGGCCAAACTGCCGGCCAAAATGGTGCTGGTGCTGGGCCAGGAGCGCGACGGTCTGAGCGACAGTGCATGGCAGCAGGGCGACATGAGCATCTCCATCGGTGGTACCGGTAAGGTAGAAAGCCTCAACGTATCGGTGGCAACTGGCATTCTGCTAGCCGATTGGTGGCGTCAGAACCAGGCATAA
- a CDS encoding AzlC family ABC transporter permease: MQSQAAENLLPPAVRSTFANGVVDSLPIVVGYIPVAFAFGLSAVKLGFTPLESLLFSCIIYAGASQFVITALLSAGMSLWVAALTVMAMDIRHVLYGPALRHRIVSRLSPGKTALWAFGLTDEVFAAATAKLMRDNRSWSENWMLGIALCSWLSWVAGTALGALFGNGPLAQFPVIEASLAFMLPALFLSFLLAAFTRPQSLIITLSLIGALLGVVFFSIPVAILAGIGAGCLAALLQPTRAEIVDEN, from the coding sequence ATGCAAAGCCAAGCCGCAGAGAATTTGCTTCCCCCAGCCGTGCGTTCCACCTTCGCCAATGGCGTGGTCGATAGCCTGCCGATCGTGGTTGGCTATATTCCGGTCGCTTTCGCGTTTGGCCTCAGCGCCGTCAAACTGGGCTTTACGCCGCTGGAAAGCCTGCTGTTTTCCTGCATCATTTACGCTGGCGCCAGCCAGTTCGTGATTACCGCGCTGTTAAGCGCCGGCATGTCGCTGTGGGTCGCCGCCCTGACGGTGATGGCTATGGACATTCGCCATGTTCTGTACGGTCCGGCGTTGCGCCACCGCATTGTTTCACGCCTGTCACCCGGTAAAACTGCGCTTTGGGCCTTCGGCCTGACCGACGAAGTGTTCGCTGCCGCCACTGCCAAACTGATGCGCGACAACCGCAGTTGGAGTGAAAACTGGATGCTCGGCATCGCGCTTTGCTCCTGGCTGTCCTGGGTAGCCGGCACCGCGCTGGGCGCGCTGTTTGGCAATGGGCCATTAGCGCAGTTTCCGGTGATCGAAGCCTCTCTTGCCTTTATGCTGCCGGCGCTGTTCCTCAGTTTTCTGCTGGCGGCATTCACACGACCGCAAAGTTTGATTATCACCCTCTCACTGATCGGCGCCCTGCTTGGCGTGGTGTTTTTCTCCATTCCGGTGGCCATTCTGGCCGGGATCGGCGCCGGCTGCCTGGCTGCGCTATTGCAGCCGACGCGGGCGGAGATCGTTGATGAAAACTGA
- a CDS encoding efflux transporter outer membrane subunit has product MRSPFNWRFTPLFAVLLLAGCASTDNIAPQSTLMDTQQLQLAQPKVSSLAISPQWWRSLNDPQLDRLMTQALQSSPSLRQAAARVREAQSVMGEASAANGPNLDLNAGTTRQRIPQNVNMGLGYPHRPIYESSNSLGLNLAYEFDWWGKYRNQVKAAKAQVDAARAEQEQAALTLTSSVASAYYLLQSNYAQEKLLQQEVNNNDRLTQLRQQQYQAGLSGVDVPQQTKAQSDSAKQQILQLQSQIEQLKHQLAALTGHGPNAMQQLRPVSLPADSLLAPKGELTADLLGKRPDIAAQRQLVESYSQRVSAARKEFYPSLTISAFAGLTTTNTSGTSPNLFEAASQAWNIAPALSLPIFHAGALRSKLGEESALYDQAVEGYNQTILNAVQETADAITVQQSTAQQLQQAASASQSMQQVYRVANARYQAGIIGRDELLSSQTQLIQQQQAEVVASSNMMQAKIGLIRALGGGYQAPTNADSKA; this is encoded by the coding sequence ATGCGATCCCCGTTTAACTGGAGATTCACCCCGCTGTTCGCGGTATTACTGCTGGCGGGTTGTGCATCTACCGACAATATAGCGCCCCAATCGACCCTGATGGATACGCAGCAGCTGCAATTGGCACAGCCGAAAGTCAGCTCGCTGGCGATCAGCCCACAGTGGTGGCGCTCACTCAACGATCCTCAACTGGACAGGTTGATGACCCAGGCGCTGCAAAGCTCCCCGTCGCTGAGACAGGCCGCCGCACGCGTGCGCGAAGCCCAGAGCGTGATGGGTGAAGCCAGCGCCGCCAACGGGCCGAACCTGGACCTTAACGCCGGCACTACCCGTCAGCGCATTCCGCAAAACGTCAATATGGGGCTGGGGTATCCGCACAGGCCGATCTATGAAAGCTCCAACTCGCTGGGGCTGAATCTGGCCTATGAATTTGACTGGTGGGGTAAATACCGCAACCAGGTCAAAGCCGCCAAGGCCCAGGTCGACGCAGCACGTGCCGAGCAGGAACAGGCAGCCCTCACGCTGACCAGTTCGGTGGCTTCCGCCTATTACCTGTTGCAAAGCAACTATGCGCAGGAAAAACTGCTCCAGCAGGAAGTGAATAACAACGACCGCCTGACCCAGCTGCGCCAGCAGCAATATCAGGCCGGCCTGTCCGGCGTTGACGTGCCGCAACAAACCAAGGCGCAGTCTGACAGCGCCAAGCAGCAGATTCTGCAACTGCAATCGCAGATAGAACAGCTCAAGCACCAACTTGCCGCCCTGACCGGTCACGGGCCGAACGCCATGCAGCAACTGCGTCCGGTGAGCTTGCCGGCAGACAGCCTGCTGGCGCCGAAAGGGGAACTGACCGCCGATCTGCTGGGTAAACGGCCGGATATTGCGGCGCAGCGCCAGTTGGTCGAGTCGTATAGCCAGCGCGTTTCTGCCGCTCGCAAAGAGTTTTACCCCAGCCTGACCATTTCCGCCTTCGCCGGCCTGACCACCACCAATACCAGTGGTACCAGCCCGAACCTGTTTGAGGCCGCCAGCCAGGCCTGGAATATCGCGCCGGCCCTTTCGCTGCCGATCTTCCACGCGGGCGCGCTGCGCAGCAAACTGGGCGAAGAGTCCGCGCTGTACGATCAGGCGGTAGAAGGCTACAACCAGACTATCCTGAATGCCGTACAGGAAACTGCCGATGCCATTACCGTTCAGCAAAGCACTGCCCAGCAGTTGCAGCAGGCGGCATCAGCGTCCCAATCGATGCAACAGGTGTACCGTGTCGCAAACGCTCGATACCAGGCAGGGATTATCGGGCGCGACGAGCTGTTATCCAGCCAGACGCAGCTGATTCAGCAGCAACAGGCGGAAGTTGTCGCCAGCAGCAATATGATGCAGGCGAAGATAGGATTGATCCGTGCCCTGGGCGGTGGCTATCAGGCCCCAACCAATGCGGATTCGAAAGCATAA
- a CDS encoding MFS transporter, translating to MSQQPSQPGLSPVLIALIAVATGLAVASNYYAQPLLETIAQHFNLSVNQAGFIVTAAQLGYAVGLLLLVPLGDMFERRGLIVFMTLLAAGGMLITASSTTLPIMILGTALTGLFSVVAQILVPLAATLAHPEKRGKTVGIIMSGLLLGILLARTVAGALATLGGWRTIYWVASVLMIAMALILWRALPRYKQHSGLNYPQLLKSIFSLFGGTPLLRTRALLGALSFANFSVLWTSMAFLLAAPPFGYSEATIGLFGLVGAAGALAATRAGHLVDKGKGGLTTTVGLILLLLSWIPIAMAKQSLWALLLGIVVLDLAVQAVHVTNQSVIYRIMPDARNRLTAGYMTSYFIGGALGSLLSAFAYQHAGWNGVAASGGMLCVLNLLTWWRGKRHEAPGTASI from the coding sequence ATGAGCCAACAACCTTCACAGCCGGGCCTGAGTCCGGTATTGATCGCCCTGATTGCCGTCGCTACCGGTCTGGCGGTCGCCAGCAATTACTATGCCCAGCCGCTGCTGGAAACCATCGCGCAGCATTTCAACCTGTCGGTCAATCAGGCCGGTTTTATCGTCACCGCCGCCCAGTTGGGCTATGCGGTCGGCCTGCTGTTGCTGGTACCGCTCGGGGACATGTTCGAACGACGCGGGCTGATCGTCTTCATGACGCTGCTGGCCGCCGGCGGCATGCTGATTACCGCCAGTTCCACCACCCTGCCGATCATGATCCTGGGCACCGCGCTGACCGGCCTGTTTTCCGTGGTAGCGCAGATTCTGGTGCCGTTGGCCGCCACGCTGGCCCATCCGGAAAAACGCGGTAAAACCGTCGGCATCATCATGAGCGGATTGCTGCTGGGCATCCTTCTGGCACGTACCGTCGCCGGCGCCCTGGCCACCCTTGGCGGCTGGCGAACCATCTACTGGGTAGCCAGCGTGCTGATGATTGCCATGGCGCTGATTCTGTGGCGCGCCCTGCCGCGCTACAAGCAGCATAGCGGTTTGAATTATCCACAACTGCTGAAGTCGATTTTTTCCCTGTTCGGCGGTACGCCACTGCTGCGTACCCGAGCGTTGTTGGGAGCGCTGTCGTTCGCCAACTTCAGCGTGCTGTGGACCTCGATGGCCTTTCTGCTGGCAGCGCCGCCGTTTGGCTATTCCGAAGCGACCATCGGCCTGTTCGGTCTGGTGGGTGCCGCCGGGGCACTGGCCGCCACGCGCGCCGGGCATCTGGTTGATAAAGGCAAGGGCGGGCTGACCACCACCGTCGGCTTGATTTTGCTGCTGCTGTCGTGGATACCCATCGCCATGGCTAAACAATCACTGTGGGCACTATTACTCGGCATTGTGGTTCTGGATCTGGCGGTGCAGGCGGTTCACGTGACCAATCAGAGCGTAATTTACCGCATCATGCCCGACGCCCGTAATCGGCTGACCGCCGGCTACATGACCAGCTATTTTATTGGCGGAGCGCTGGGTTCGCTGCTGTCGGCCTTTGCCTACCAACATGCCGGCTGGAACGGCGTGGCGGCGTCGGGCGGCATGTTGTGCGTATTGAACCTGCTGACCTGGTGGCGCGGCAAACGCCATGAGGCCCCCGGCACGGCGAGCATCTGA
- the emrA gene encoding multidrug efflux MFS transporter periplasmic adaptor subunit EmrA has protein sequence MSVSAETQTPQQPKGKKKQRKFWLLLLTVIFIVIGVAYLVYWFLVLRHHQETDDAYVAGNQVQIMAQVSGSVNRVNFDNTDYVKQGDVLVTLDPTDAQQAFERAKTALANSVRQTHQLIINSKQYQANIALRKTDLSKAENDLKRRVILGNADAIGREELQHARDAVASAKAALDVAVQQYNANQAMVLDTPLEQQPAIKQAAAQMRDAWLALQRTSIISPITGYVSRRSVQVGAQIAAGSPLMAVVPADHVWVDANFKETQIANMRIGQSATVVSDVYGDDVVYHGKVVGIDMGTGSAFSLLPAQNATGNWIKVVQRLPVRIELDAKQIADHPLRIGLSTLVTVDTTDLNGRVLSDVVRDKPRYQSDALALNLAPVDQLIADVIHANAG, from the coding sequence ATGAGCGTAAGCGCGGAGACTCAAACCCCGCAGCAACCGAAAGGCAAAAAGAAGCAGCGTAAATTCTGGCTGCTGCTGCTGACGGTTATTTTCATTGTTATTGGGGTGGCTTATTTAGTGTATTGGTTCCTGGTGCTGCGTCACCATCAGGAAACCGATGATGCCTATGTTGCCGGTAACCAGGTCCAGATCATGGCCCAGGTTTCCGGCAGCGTAAACCGTGTTAATTTCGATAACACCGATTACGTCAAGCAGGGAGATGTGCTGGTTACGCTCGATCCGACCGATGCCCAACAGGCGTTCGAGCGGGCAAAAACCGCGCTGGCCAACAGCGTGCGCCAAACCCACCAGCTGATCATCAATAGCAAACAGTATCAGGCCAATATTGCCCTGCGCAAAACTGACCTGAGCAAGGCGGAAAATGATCTCAAGCGCCGTGTGATACTGGGCAACGCCGACGCCATCGGCCGCGAAGAACTGCAACACGCCCGTGACGCGGTCGCCAGTGCCAAGGCCGCGCTCGACGTGGCGGTGCAACAGTACAACGCCAATCAGGCGATGGTGCTGGACACGCCGCTGGAACAACAGCCGGCGATCAAACAGGCGGCGGCACAAATGCGTGACGCCTGGCTGGCGCTGCAACGTACCAGCATCATCAGCCCGATCACCGGTTACGTATCGCGCCGCAGCGTGCAGGTTGGCGCGCAAATCGCCGCCGGTTCGCCGTTGATGGCGGTGGTACCGGCCGATCACGTCTGGGTTGACGCCAACTTTAAAGAAACCCAGATCGCCAATATGCGCATCGGTCAATCCGCTACCGTGGTCAGCGATGTCTACGGCGACGACGTGGTGTATCACGGCAAAGTGGTCGGTATCGATATGGGTACCGGCAGCGCATTCTCGCTGCTGCCAGCGCAAAACGCCACCGGCAACTGGATCAAGGTGGTTCAGCGCCTGCCGGTACGTATCGAACTGGATGCCAAGCAGATAGCCGATCATCCGTTACGCATCGGTTTGTCTACGCTGGTAACGGTCGACACCACCGATCTCAACGGCCGTGTGCTGTCTGATGTGGTGCGCGACAAACCACGCTACCAGAGCGATGCGCTGGCATTGAACCTGGCGCCGGTTGACCAGTTGATCGCCGATGTCATTCATGCGAACGCCGGTTAA
- the ygaH gene encoding L-valine transporter subunit YgaH gives MKTEVIVISLLVGAANYLFRYLPLRLSSTRQRQPGLKRGKTALLLDSIGIASICALLVVSSTPVVMREPDKLLPTLVGFAALSLCFYRSKSIISSTLVGALSFGITLKLFMIFS, from the coding sequence ATGAAAACTGAAGTGATCGTCATCAGTCTGTTGGTGGGCGCAGCCAATTATCTGTTCCGTTATCTGCCCTTGCGTCTTAGCTCGACGCGCCAGCGACAACCTGGCCTGAAACGGGGCAAAACGGCGCTGCTGCTCGACAGTATCGGCATCGCGTCGATCTGCGCGCTGCTGGTAGTCTCCAGCACCCCAGTGGTAATGCGCGAACCTGACAAACTGCTGCCGACGCTGGTGGGTTTTGCCGCATTAAGCCTCTGCTTCTATCGCAGCAAAAGCATCATTTCCTCCACCTTGGTTGGTGCGCTCTCGTTTGGCATTACATTAAAATTATTTATGATTTTCAGTTGA
- the mprA gene encoding transcriptional repressor MprA — protein MESSFTPIENMLNCRAKRQKNFPYQEILLTRLCMHMQSKLLENRNKMLKAQGINETLFMALITLDAQENHSIQPSELSSALGSSRTNATRIADELEKRGWIERRESDNDRRCLHLHLTPQGEEFLAQLLPPQHQCLHFLWSTLNNDEQQQLEQLTRKLLARLDQMEVTEQLS, from the coding sequence ATGGAAAGCTCGTTTACTCCCATTGAAAACATGCTGAATTGCCGTGCAAAACGTCAAAAGAACTTCCCCTACCAGGAAATTCTGCTGACGCGCCTTTGCATGCATATGCAAAGCAAATTGCTGGAAAACCGCAATAAAATGCTGAAGGCGCAAGGGATTAACGAAACTCTGTTTATGGCACTGATTACCCTGGATGCGCAGGAAAATCATAGCATCCAGCCTTCCGAGCTCAGTTCGGCGCTCGGCTCGTCGCGCACCAATGCTACGCGTATCGCCGACGAACTGGAAAAACGCGGATGGATTGAACGCCGGGAAAGCGACAATGACCGCCGCTGTCTGCATCTGCATTTGACGCCGCAAGGAGAAGAATTCCTGGCTCAACTGCTGCCGCCACAGCACCAATGTCTGCATTTCCTTTGGTCCACCTTGAATAACGATGAACAGCAACAGCTTGAGCAATTGACGCGCAAGCTGCTGGCACGTCTGGATCAAATGGAAGTCACAGAACAGTTATCCTAA
- a CDS encoding LysR family transcriptional regulator → MNLKQIRFALAVAEEQSFTRAAQRCHTVQSALSHQIAKLEEELGCALFERTSRRVTLTTAGQAFIQPAQRLLAAKQTLVEEVVAASGTVSGTLTIGTISTINAIDLTEKLGNFHRHYPAVNIRLYVGMSEALLEDVRQQKTDVAFVGIWPGDIDMLPVSHRQLTDEPLVALVAAQHPLANRQQVNLHTLSQVPLVDFYSGTGARRQTDRAFQAAGIKRHVSFEIDHIEWLENLVRRGLAAGIVPISTAQRLNSLVSIPIEEGPRRQVYCVWPQPQSRTAERFLQFSGIDMAQ, encoded by the coding sequence ATGAACCTGAAACAGATCCGCTTTGCGCTGGCGGTGGCCGAAGAGCAGAGCTTTACCCGGGCGGCACAACGCTGCCATACGGTGCAATCGGCTCTTAGCCACCAGATTGCCAAACTGGAGGAAGAACTGGGATGTGCATTGTTCGAACGCACCTCGCGGCGGGTTACACTGACCACCGCCGGACAGGCGTTTATTCAACCGGCGCAGCGGCTGCTGGCGGCGAAACAGACGCTGGTCGAAGAGGTGGTTGCGGCCAGCGGCACGGTGTCTGGCACCTTGACCATTGGTACCATATCAACCATAAACGCGATTGATCTGACCGAGAAACTGGGGAATTTCCACCGCCATTATCCGGCGGTGAATATCCGGCTGTATGTGGGGATGAGTGAAGCGCTGCTGGAGGATGTCCGCCAGCAAAAAACCGACGTGGCGTTTGTTGGTATCTGGCCGGGAGATATTGACATGTTGCCGGTGTCGCATCGGCAGTTGACCGATGAGCCGCTGGTGGCGCTGGTGGCGGCGCAGCATCCGTTGGCCAACCGTCAGCAGGTCAATTTGCATACCCTGTCACAAGTGCCGCTGGTGGACTTTTACAGCGGTACCGGCGCCCGGCGGCAGACCGATCGCGCGTTTCAGGCGGCAGGTATCAAGCGGCATGTCAGTTTTGAAATCGACCATATCGAATGGCTGGAGAATCTGGTGCGGCGAGGACTGGCGGCGGGCATTGTACCGATCTCGACGGCGCAGCGCCTGAATTCGCTGGTGTCGATTCCGATTGAGGAGGGACCGCGGCGGCAGGTGTATTGCGTGTGGCCGCAACCGCAGTCCAGAACCGCCGAGCGTTTTTTACAGTTCAGCGGGATAGATATGGCGCAATAG
- the proX gene encoding glycine betaine/L-proline ABC transporter substrate-binding protein ProX translates to MRKTGIWAVALTTLIGSQMTYAADLPGKGVSVQPVQSTISEETFQTLLVSKALEKLGYDVKAPREVDYNVAYTSIASGDATFLAVNWDPLHADQYKAAGGDAKFYREGVYVDGAAQGYLIDKKTAEKYHITNVEQLKDPKIAKLFDSNGNGKADLTGCTPGWGCEAVINHHLKAYDLSNTVEHNQGNYAAMIADTITRYKEGKPILYYTWTPYWVSDVLVPGRDVVWLQVPFSSLPGEQKNVDTKLPNGANYGFPVNTMRIAANKQWAQANPAAAKLFAIMKLPIADVNAQNLRMHEGQSSEADIENHVNGWIKAHQATFDGWVKSAEQAAKQ, encoded by the coding sequence ATGCGCAAGACAGGAATATGGGCCGTGGCCCTCACCACACTTATCGGTTCACAGATGACCTACGCCGCCGATCTGCCCGGCAAGGGCGTCAGCGTACAGCCGGTACAAAGCACCATCTCTGAAGAAACCTTCCAGACGCTGCTGGTCAGCAAGGCGCTGGAAAAACTGGGTTATGACGTCAAAGCGCCGCGTGAAGTGGATTACAACGTTGCCTACACCTCGATCGCCTCCGGTGACGCCACCTTCCTGGCGGTGAACTGGGATCCGCTGCATGCCGATCAGTACAAGGCTGCCGGCGGCGATGCCAAGTTCTATCGTGAAGGCGTTTATGTCGACGGCGCAGCGCAGGGCTACCTGATCGACAAGAAAACCGCCGAAAAGTATCACATCACCAACGTCGAGCAGTTAAAGGATCCGAAAATCGCCAAACTGTTCGACTCCAACGGCAACGGCAAGGCCGATCTGACCGGCTGTACGCCGGGCTGGGGCTGCGAGGCGGTAATCAATCACCATCTGAAGGCCTATGACCTGAGCAACACCGTCGAGCACAACCAGGGCAACTACGCGGCGATGATCGCCGATACCATTACCCGCTACAAAGAAGGCAAGCCGATCCTGTACTACACCTGGACTCCGTACTGGGTCAGCGACGTGCTGGTACCGGGCCGCGATGTGGTATGGCTGCAAGTGCCGTTCTCCTCTCTGCCAGGCGAACAGAAAAACGTCGATACCAAGCTGCCTAACGGCGCCAACTACGGCTTCCCGGTGAACACCATGCGCATCGCCGCCAACAAGCAATGGGCACAGGCCAACCCGGCTGCCGCCAAACTGTTTGCCATCATGAAACTGCCGATTGCCGACGTGAATGCGCAAAACCTGCGGATGCATGAAGGCCAGTCGTCCGAAGCGGATATCGAAAACCACGTCAATGGCTGGATCAAGGCGCACCAGGCCACCTTCGATGGCTGGGTGAAAAGCGCGGAACAGGCCGCGAAACAATAA